The region GTAGATTTCATTTTTAGCATAAAGTGTGGTTGTGaaagttaaataatataatatgtaagttaatttaatatttatcatacttaaatatataattgggCCATGCATGCGCTCGCCATTCTTGTATTAATAATGAGCATATCTTTAGTAATCTATATTTGATGGGAATGCCTATTAAATTTATGTTATCTCTGACGATGGAATTAATAATACATTGCATAACATTATATTGTTTCTTACGTTATTAACAAAAGCTGAAATAAATATGCAAGCTAAAGTACTAACTGGCTGAGTAGATAGCGTGCATGTACAGtgacattaaaatattttaatgtttccaaaaaaaaaaaaaacaattatagcttcaaaaatatatattctctacAAGTCTTCCTGGCTCCTGCGGCAACCaagataaagttttaaaatcaaAAGTCACAATTGATAAACACATAAGGAAATAGTAAGCAAAATAAAAAgcataaaacataataatagaGTCAATATTGATAATGATCTATCCTTCGACTCTTTTTAAATGTAAACATTAGTCATCGGTTTTTAATTGGTCTATATCAGATTAAATTCTTGACTATTTATTGCATGCAATCCTATTAAGGCCGTAATAAATTATACTCACCATGCACATTTCTTAAAACCCTACAAAATATTAaggatcacacttgtgtgagactgccTCGGCTCGCTGATTCTTATCCTGAGACGAGTTGGGTTAGGTTAGGCCAATATGCAAATACAATATTTATgttagcaaatgtaatactaaatcaagaataaaatgtttgttactaatatataaaagaaatcgTAATACTTTTgtgaacaaatgtaatacttttatattttgatgtaaaagtattacatttttcttcaaaagtattatattttcccatataagtaataaacattttattcctaatttattattacactattacatttgctagtataagtattacatttcatcttgatccgacATGTCTCATGGACAAAAATTCGTGAGACAGtgtcacacaaatttttgccaaataattttgtacatggaacaaaaaaagttaaattctcaatattgtaattgtaaagtatatttaattaaaagatgATTATTAGATGATTGAATTACGTAAtaagtatataataaaaatattaatttggtTGAATTGAAGATTGCGAatcaattttgatatttttgaataatactacgtaatatCTTCTCATCAGGCAATATGTCGGAACATTATAATTGATTATGCCAGGGAAGGTAAAACACATGACTCACGTGGAGCCAATAACGACGACAATAGAATGTAGTCTTACTGTCTTAGACTGCCTTTACAAGGTGAGGTGACATTTTctatacaaatttttatttttttattatgagatgTATTGCAAATTTACATAtgcaaatttgtaatttgtacaAAAACTGCAGCAGTcgagtgccactaaaccacaaaatCTTGACAAAGGCTTTCCAAATTATTAAGTAAAAAATCTATTTCGCAGATGGTTTGGCAATATAAAAGCTaatgttagaattttttttaaaaactttttcctTCACACCATCATCAATAAGCAAACCGAAAGCAGAGTCCATGGAATTAGCCAATTAGGTTGACAAATAGAAATACttgtatttttgaattttacatTCCAACTCACTCTTTTGTGGATTCTCAATATGTGGATCACAGttcaaaaacacataaagtatattattataacttatGTCCTCACACATAATgtagattaattattttaactcataaaatacagtATCTTAcccaaaaatttaattatttttaacacataaagtacattatacattattctaaatcataaaatacattattctaacacataaagtaccttattctaattcataaaatgcATTATCATACTcaaaaagtttcattattctaatatatatatatatatatatatcatactcAAAAAGTTtcattatcttaccccaaaatatatattattctaacacgcaTAAAGAgcaagaaattttttaaaacataaaaatgacgtaattttggaccgtggtccacacaataatttgtcgtgAATTTTAGTGACCCATATGCACCGCGGATGGTCCACGATGAGGTCCATATAGCCCAATTCAATAAAATCGATCTTTAATCCATGAACTAATGGACCTCATTTCAGATCAGCCCAACTGAATCACACTCTGTTGGGCCGCAGGTAAACGTGGACTGTGAGGCTAGTAGAGTTGTATTTTGTTGCGGTAAagtaatacaaaaaataaaaaataaaaaaatcctcCTCTTTATctgaaagaaattaaattaaaacaatgaATTTTCCTTATATGCAACAACAAAAAGATCATATGCAACAAACTCGATTGAGATAATCCTAccatctttaatttttcttgttatGGTTCCTATTTATTGATGTACACgttgtttgatttttatttataatttgctGCGTCTTAATACAATGTGTGAAGTGATGGACCCATCTCATCTAGAATTGTTGAACATATGTAGATTAGTTTCAAATGTTGACTTAGTTAATGTTGTAAATAATGTCCCCTGTCGGGGAGCCCAATCCAGTTGCATTCTCACCCGTTATATCTTCAATTCATTcattttatttaacaaaaagttaaaactttattttctttaattttatattcatttaaatATTGTGTGGTGGGAAATCACACTTTGCGtaacaaagaaaattaataatcatTACCTGAGGATGTATTGAGTAAATCACACTTTGTGTAataacttattaattatatagaaGAAGTAAATTGTATTAGAAAAACTCTGTTGTAACTTATTAACTATATAGAAGAAGTAAATCGTATTAGAAAAACTCTGTTGTAACTTATAACAGATTTaatcaagaaaatattaataagaattaattttgtgatattttagtacgagaaataaaattttttgaaaagtctataagctgatttatttgtttattcgTGAAAAAATTGTGGTTCATAATAGTTTGACCAACTGTGTAGACATAATATTTTGCAGACTGGTTCAAGCTAAGCATGAAACGTGGTCCAATGATTTCCACCTCTAGTTTGACTCAAGCTTCTTCAACTAATTTGGTTCAAGCATCAAGCTTGAATATTAATGTTTGATGAACTGAAAGTTCATGGAATACTGATTTAGCGTATTGTGTTGGGAAACTTAagtaaaatatgatatttgagTGGTCGTTTTGAGTCCGTGTTTTGAGTGAGGTTCACTTTGAATTTGAATcgaaacaaaaatcatttgaatTCTCTAAGTTGGaaggtttaatttgatatattatgcaTTTAAAACGGATAAAAAGTGAATCAAAAATTGATTATTAAAGTGTATAAGTGTATccatgaaatttgaaaaatgaaacaTAGTTCAACCATTTGAACGATATATATGTTGAAATTAactagaaaaattaaattgatattaatTTTGTAACCTCAAGTGTTACTTTTCATATTAATGTGAagttacaaatttaaattttaaattcaaattaaatgtcATTAGTACTAATGAATTTCATTCTCCCCTAAATATACTTGTTGGCAAAGGGTGAGGGCACATACGATTACCTTTTGAATATTTGACTAAGAAACGTGAATTATTCATCGCCATCTTTATATAGGTAGAAATTAGAATGTGATAGTAGAGAAAAGTAGCGTGACAATCATAAAACCTCATCATTTCACCTTGTCATACCATGTATTATTTATGCATCTCAAACTCTCAAAGTATAAAAAGAAAGTCTTTCACACTTAGTAAAGGACTTTTGGCCATTTTTCGCGAGCAAAAAACTATAagaagcaaataaaaaaaaaagattatttttaatcttttgatgTATAAAACTCTTATCATTTAATAAATGAGAAATGGCATACCATCTTCATCCTTCAATATTGTAGTTACATAAGCAATTCGTTTACCAACTATTTCAAACTACTAAGTTTTAATCatccatgtatatataattaaacattaaaaactaCTACTATATATAGTTTCAACTAAGAACACTAATCTAACTTTAAACAACATttgtattacttgtatataaaatgtagcaatataataaaattatattgttgagTGGGTAGGGTATGATTCTCGGTCGCATTTAAATGTCAcgagtttgattattgtcaatATATTCTCAGTGCGTAAAATTTATTGCATAGGATTTTTGAGGCTATTACACAAATTAAAAGCTCAACCCAAAAATTATATTGCTACTTTTCCATCATTATTTTATAATGACTATATGGTTATTTGTGTCCAACACGGCATATAATTAAGATGGTACAAATTGTGAAGAAAACGAAAAAAAGGAGGCATGCTTGTTGGTGTGTTCCATGGTAAAGGTAGTTGAGGAAGGCAGGCTGCACCATTTTAGAATGGAATATAATCCTTATCCTATCTATTTTCTATTTGGTAGACTTTTATTGATTGTtccttttattttaaattcttttttgaCCAACTCTTATTAgctaatcttttttctttttgtgagtCATGATTTCTATGATATGATATTAAGTAAATAAATgcttcatttaataatattaatattaatattaaaatgatgatgatgatattttatgtattatgCATAATTACATGCATGAATGATAGCATATTTATATCTCACAAATATTCATGCATTCAAAAGTGTAGCTCTACCATCATATCATCTTATTGATAATTCACTAATATACCTACCAACAATTACCCAATAGTATGCATTAGATAAACTTTATTCTTATGTAATAAAAACAAACCGCACAAGGGATGAAATACCATGTGTGATATTAGATACAAGAATTTTGTCCCACCAATTTGATTATTTCTAAATCACACTCATTACTAGTATGTAGATAAtcttaatgtattaaatttgaTGATATTTAAATATGGTCCCAAATATATGACAAATGCAATATTACattagtatttaaataatgatGTTTTCAAGCTTAATTACAATTAGTTACTACTctgacaaaataaataaatcattaaataattataatttacctAATAAAAAGAAAGAGATGAGGGCATGGTTGGTCATGTGATTTATGCCAAGAATATAATAGGGCTGTTGGCAAACCAACAATCAGCATGTATGATTACTATTAGCCTATCGTGTTGATGTGTTTAGTCAATCCACTTAAGCTTTCAAAGTTATCCCAAACTtctacatataatataattttaaaaaatattatcttcaacttctaGATACAATACAATTAAGGGGAAACAAAAAACCTAATTGACCCACTAAATGAGTGgctatttttatattatatttattattatgtttcttAATGACACGTTAGATAAGACGGATTGTCACATATTATTTTACACAATTctttaaggtataatttaaatatataattatacaccTATTCGAgtatgtgcatttttttaagTATGATACAAGACATTTAACATTGCACTATAGTAAAATCATAAAAGTATTGAGTGGAGGTGAGGATACACAaacgaaataattttttttttgaattgtcTTGATAATATGATTctttaaaaatagtttttttttaaaaaaatatatatatatttttttcataactgAATTATGaaccatttttaaaattgaaatagtggtcatgtaataaataatttgcgcaacatatatttaaaaactcaTCAAATTTTCAGTTTAAGTATTATATTGAGAACATTCGTCGATTCGTTTAACTTGTTGCAACCAATTCTCATGATAGCATTTCACCACTTTTACAAGTTGCAAGAACATGTATATATTGAGTGCTTATTGTGCTGATCGACGCAACTAaacacaaattatttaaattgtaaatatggtAAAATATAATGTGCAAGTTATCCCTAactaattcaattattattttaatttttcaaagagaaaatattttttggggttttttttttttttattcctataATTATGTTGTGTCACTGCACCATGGGAGCAGTGGGGTGTGGCTCATCCACTGGTCTAACATGATAGAAACTTGATATAATAATGTTTTGTTGCACattataatttgataaaaatgaaaagaagaaaaaaaaaggtttgattgtgtatatatgtattattatgtCTGGTGGTGACGAGGATTTGGATGGCTCCGACATATAGAGCTTATCCTCAATATTCCAACTAGTCAATCATTGATTATGAACCATAGGATCTTCGGAGCAGCAGATAATGTCGAATCTGTAGATAAGGCAATAACCAAACCTAGACAGATCagatatacatatacatttaaTATTACTTCTAATTTATCATATTTCCGGCCCCACTTTATTCTCACCCTCTTCACTTATCTTGCTTGCGTGCTACCTCTTTCCCTACTTGCCACGTTCaccaataattttctttttttagaaatatgatcactaaatattactccgtataaatgTTCGAGATTGTAAAGctaaatatattatgttatgtaatgtttgtttttttttttaattaaaaaaatggagaaagataTTAGACTATATTTAACATGATCATGCTATATTCTGTGTTGTAAAAATCAACTTAGGTGCGTAGCCACCTAGACACTGATTAGGCACTTGACTGGCGCCCCTAAGATTTTACCCTTATTAGGTGGATATTAATCGGTTGGTCGATTAGTCGGTCGACTAGGTGGCTTAGGTGTTCAAGTCAGTCAACTTGGCGCTTAAGTCAGTCAAACTCGACCTCGAGTCGGCTAACTCTGACAATTTGACGTCCAAGTCGGTCAACTTGGCCGACTGTACTTTTTTTAGTGTGCAATGTTTACACGTACTGCggtattttttcttattattattactcactTGCCTAGGCAATCTAGGTACTAGGCGCCCCCGAACGCCTGACTAGCTCCTAGAGCCTTCTACAACATTGACTATCATTGTAAATAGGCTATTGAAAACGGAAGTGAATTATATTGTGTAATGTTACATTGTTACCTACCCAAATCCATGCATATATGGAGTATAAGTAAAAGTATGAAAATGTAACTCGAACCAAGTAGGTAGAACGGTTGacttgataataataataagactaTAAGTTTGATTTCTTGGGAGAAGTTTATTAGCCTATGTGATTTTATTGAGTCGGACATTTATGAGTAATCTAGATTGATTCATCTTTTCCTGATTCTCAACGATTCAAATTTACGTAATAGATATTTTTAGATAGTAAATTCAGGTTTTTCTGgtcactaaaaaataaaaataaaaggtatGATTTTGTAAAGAAATATTTGGTGGTCCCAGATGATCGAGGGTAGCACAGGATTTTGGTGTGGCAACATGTGATAAGATTTCATTGTCCCAAAAGCAACTCGAGCCAATCCACACGCTATCTCCTGCCCATATAAATATGCCTCCTAGGAAAAGGTTCATCATCATGTGCATGTTTCATAGTATTTGATAAAAAGGAAGCTTCTTGAGGAGGACCCAGGCGATTATAAACTGGTTCTTACAAATTAAAGGTTTCTTCTTTCTCAGTTCATCAAATCCCTGAAAGCTCAGATCATATGCAATGGGAGAAGGCAAGACTCAGTTGATTCAAGATCAGTGGTTTCTATATGGGAATAATAGTTTCAAGAATCACCAAGATCATCATGagacatcatcatcatccacttCATCATCATTCATAGGAGAGAATTcctcatcattatcatcatcatcatcaacaatttGTTCTCTGGACACCACAGATGatgcatcttcttcatcttcacctGATCCTTCCTTCAATGGATCCTTATATGACCTCTCATCTCTCATGTCCCAATTACCCATCAAGTAagtcacaatatatatatactgaattctCAGATGATATTCttagatctatatatatatgagaagttgtaaattaaattattaatcttGAATTGAATTGTGTTGTTGCAGGAGGGGGCTGTCTAAATTCTATAATGGGAAATCAGAATCCTTCACATCTTTGTCAAGGGTGAGCAGCATAGAAGAGCTGGCAAAGAAAGAAACGCCattgaagagaaaaatgaaGGCTTGCAAGAGCTATGGGGCTGGGTTGGATGCCTACAAATCATACACTTCTCCTAAGCCAATTATCACAAAGAAACCCTCATCCAAGATCTCATTTTCATCTTCTCAAAGTAGAAGAGGGAGTTTCACCAGCAGGAGCACTAGACCCCCTCTCATTCCTGTGCAGGAGAACAACCTAGGATGCtaataaactttaatttcttgtatgttctttatagagagagagagaaacaagggtcttattaaattttcatattctTACATATAGAAGAGATGTGTATAGTTGAATTTTGTTACTTCTATAACAACATATGGAAgagtttaatttgatttgtttaatgTTTCTATGATCTCTTTGTCTGTATTTTGCTTTTGagcatatatgatatgatagcTGCAAATCACCAGTAAAATCTCCAGAAATGAACAGAAGAGAAGTGGGCAAATTAAACTAAAGATTAGAGAATTATCATCCATTACATTAGGTCAGGTGAACAAGTTTTCTaagaagaatgaagaagaaagctAGCTTATGAAACAACAGATTGCTGTTTCCCTAAAGAAACAAATACAATTCACTAAGATTGATTTGAGATTTCATGGAGACATGACTGTGCCCCGGCTTCGAATTCTGCTTGATCGCCTTACTGGAGTTGTGATTATCTTCTTGGCCTCTCCATCTTTGCCTCCCTGTCATAGTTTAGAAGCCAAAATAGAAATTAAGTAATGAAAATTGGGATGAAAAAGTATGTACTTCAGACATGAAATTTACCTCTTTCTTGACTAGCTTCTTTCCATATGAGGATTCAGAGGTTTGAGAGTCCCAGAAAGCAGAAGATGGCTGCAATGGAGGAAGTCTTGAGCCACTGACCTGAGAGAAGGAATTGCTACTACTCTCTTCTGTTTCAGGCAGCCTGGTTTTCCTGGCATGAGTTCTTAGGGAGCTGCTCACTTCTCCTATAACAAGTTCTCCGAGAAGCTCAACCCCGAGCGATTTGGTGTGGCTAAACTCTACTGATGAATCTCTCACCGAGCGAGAAAAATATGAGGCTTCTGTAGAATAAACGTTGTGAAGTTGTGTGGTGTCATGAGCGGCCATTTCGAGTCTAGAGGAGATTTCAAGTTGGGGGAACAACTTGGGGGTGCATCTCGGGTGGTGGTCCTTCGGTGTTTCTTCAATAGGATAGAACGACGATGATGAAACCTTTGCAATAGATTCTCTTTTCCCATCAACATCATCATCCTCAACATGTGCTATTTCGACATTTGGAATCACAGCTGTGAGTATCTCCGCTCTGTTAGACTGCTGTGGTGGTTCAACGACGGGATTTGAGTGTTTACGAGAACTTCTTGCTTTCCTTGTAGAATAAATGGAGATAGCatatgccaaaatcagggaaagTATGGAAGCAATGGCAAGAGCTGCTGGAGTGGGTCCAATCTGTTGGAGCTTTAAATATATGGACTTCTCTGCACCATCAGAATTACTGGAATCAGATTCCTCACTATAAGCAGCAGCCATACACCCTGGAACACTAATCTTGTCATCTGTATCTTCATCTCTCTCCATTTGTGTCTCTGGAACTGTTTCTCCAAGGCTTGCCTTTGAAGTTGGCTCTACCAGTAAAACCTCATTCTCGTCATTCATTTGATCGAATTCTTGGATTACAGTAGCAAAATTCTCATCTTCTGATGGTGCATTAGGAATAGCAAGGCTTTCAGAGATTTCCAGATTTTCGTGATCTTCACGGGAATCATCAGTCTTATCAAAGGCTTTGTGCTTCTTCAGCAAGCCAAAATCTTCATTTTCCACTGTACTGACAGCTTCAAGTTTGTTTTCGATAGGTTCTAATATAGCCAGGTGATCAAAAGCTTCTGCTTCTTTGTCATCTACCATATCAGTTTCTGTGTGTTCTTTTTCTAGTTCTTGATCAGAACCTTCACTGAGCCCATTCGCAGTCCCAGCCACCTCAACTAGCTCAATGCTAGTTCCAGAAAAGATCTCTTCATCCTCAACAAATTCTACCTCGTCTCCTTGATCCAATTCCCAAAAACTACTTGTCGAAGCCTCAATTTTGTTGTGAGAATCACTTATACTTCTATTCACATCTAAGGGAACAACTCCAAGTTCAGTTGGTGAAGATAAAGGATAGTCCATCAAAGATGCAAACAAGGGAGATAGGAACACAATCACCATTAAAAGCAGAAGTTTCAACAACCAATTGAAATTCCGACCATTGTCCTCAAAGtattcctcctcctcctccacatcatcttcatcctcctccTCGCTGTCTACTgcttcatcgttgtcatcaTCAGCATCCTCATTCTCAGGAATTTTATCATTTTCTGGCTCTGCATTACCTTCCTGCGAAGGAAGACAGGAGTCATCACCGCCATCCCCTTTCTTGAGAATTTCATCGTTTTCTGGTTGCACATTAACTTCTCGGGGAGTCAGAGGGGAAGATTCCTTGGCATGCCCCATTGATCCTTCATCTCCAACAAATTCCTTGGTTTCAACAGAAATGATTCTTTCAACACCAAGTCCATCATTTCCTTCTCCATCCCTATTTTCAAGATGCAGAAGGATCTCCCGACGCCTGTTAGGTTTGTAGCGCAAGTACTTAGGCCGGGGGGAGAGGTAATTTGTTAAAGGATCATACTGATTCGAGGACGAATCAGCAACAAAGCTACTGTTTTGCTCATCATCATTCGACCCGGAGGCACAACTTTGAGATGAAATTCCCAAAGAAGATCTGCCTGAGTTTGAGTCAGCTCCATTCCTTTCACCCAAAATATTCTTTCCCCTTACAGCAGTCTTAGAAGCTTCAGACATGGGGGGTGACCTGAAATGCCTATTCAGTGGTTTCTTGTGGTTATGCAACTTGGAATTCATTTGGTCCTGGGTCAAGACATTCTCATTTGTTTCCCCAGCTCCTATACAGGAAAATGCAGAAAATTGTATAAGAAATGgttaaataaacaaacatgTTACTGCATATGCAGTGATGCACAGAAAATTAAACATCCAACTTTCTTTTAATGCACAAGACATAAATGCTtggtttcaaatttcaaaaacaTTTGACTATGACATTTTTACTTATAGTTCTCAactatacattaattttttggccttgtttggtaacatagt is a window of Ipomoea triloba cultivar NCNSP0323 chromosome 11, ASM357664v1 DNA encoding:
- the LOC115996180 gene encoding uncharacterized protein DDB_G0271670-like, translated to MGEGKTQLIQDQWFLYGNNSFKNHQDHHETSSSSTSSSFIGENSSSLSSSSSTICSLDTTDDASSSSSPDPSFNGSLYDLSSLMSQLPIKRGLSKFYNGKSESFTSLSRVSSIEELAKKETPLKRKMKACKSYGAGLDAYKSYTSPKPIITKKPSSKISFSSSQSRRGSFTSRSTRPPLIPVQENNLGC
- the LOC115996174 gene encoding uncharacterized protein LOC115996174, whose amino-acid sequence is MDGSSSGKRVSSSRSHEPSAAPKPSLSGAGETNENVLTQDQMNSKLHNHKKPLNRHFRSPPMSEASKTAVRGKNILGERNGADSNSGRSSLGISSQSCASGSNDDEQNSSFVADSSSNQYDPLTNYLSPRPKYLRYKPNRRREILLHLENRDGEGNDGLGVERIISVETKEFVGDEGSMGHAKESSPLTPREVNVQPENDEILKKGDGGDDSCLPSQEGNAEPENDKIPENEDADDDNDEAVDSEEEDEDDVEEEEEYFEDNGRNFNWLLKLLLLMVIVFLSPLFASLMDYPLSSPTELGVVPLDVNRSISDSHNKIEASTSSFWELDQGDEVEFVEDEEIFSGTSIELVEVAGTANGLSEGSDQELEKEHTETDMVDDKEAEAFDHLAILEPIENKLEAVSTVENEDFGLLKKHKAFDKTDDSREDHENLEISESLAIPNAPSEDENFATVIQEFDQMNDENEVLLVEPTSKASLGETVPETQMERDEDTDDKISVPGCMAAAYSEESDSSNSDGAEKSIYLKLQQIGPTPAALAIASILSLILAYAISIYSTRKARSSRKHSNPVVEPPQQSNRAEILTAVIPNVEIAHVEDDDVDGKRESIAKVSSSSFYPIEETPKDHHPRCTPKLFPQLEISSRLEMAAHDTTQLHNVYSTEASYFSRSVRDSSVEFSHTKSLGVELLGELVIGEVSSSLRTHARKTRLPETEESSSNSFSQVSGSRLPPLQPSSAFWDSQTSESSYGKKLVKKEGGKDGEAKKIITTPVRRSSRIRSRGTVMSP